The stretch of DNA AGATCGAGCTTGCTGAAATCAATCCCGAGCGTCCCCGACATCCGGCTCAGCGCCGCATCCAGCGGGATGCGCTCGCTCATGTCGGCCTGCTTGCGTTTCGCTTCTTCTTCCGTTCCGCCGAGCACACACTGAATCCCGAACACCACCTTCGGCGCATCCGCAAGCCCCGCGCCTTGTGCAGCCTCGTTCAAATTCTTCACGAAGCGCGCCATCTCGCTCCCCCGAGGCTGGATGGCGAAGATGACATCGGCATGCTTCAGGGCGAATTGCTGGCCCCGTCCGGACGAGCCTGCTTGGAACAGGACCGGTCGGCCCTGGGCCGAAGGAAGCACCGGTGGCACCGCCCTGCAGGAATAATAGGTGCCCTTGAAATCGATGACATCGACGCGTTCGGGATTGGCATAGATGCCCCGGTCCCGGTCAGCCCGGATGGCGTCTGGCTTGATGCCGTTCCAGAGCGCATAACAGATTTCCATGAACTCGTCGGCCTGATCATAGCGCTGATCATGCTCCATCTGCGCAAGGCCCAGCGCCCGATGCTCGCCGCGAAGATGGCCCGATACAATGTTCCAGCCGACCCGGCCGCCACTCAGATAATCGAGTGTCGAGAGCCGTCGCACCGCGGTATAGGGGTGGCTTCCCGAGGTCGAGAGCGTGACGGCAAACCCCAGATGTTCGGTTTCCGCCAGCATCACCCCGGCCAATGCCATCGGGTCGTGACAGGGCCAGCAGACGCCATACCGCACATAATCATCGAAGCTTTCCTTGTAGCGGTCGAACCCGCCCGGGGTGTCAGCAAGGAATGCCGCATCGAAGCATCCGCGCTCCAGGGTGCGCGCAAGCCGCTTCCAATGCTCGAATGACCCGAGGCCTTCCAGTCGATCATCCTCGGGATCAGCCCAGCTCAGCACGCTGTGGTTGATCGGGCTGTGCATGTAGAAGCCAATCAGATGCATGCGGTTGGTCATGGGAACTCCGCTCGTCAATTCGAAGCGCGATCAGGCGGACGCGCGATTTTGGCTGGCCGGTCTCGTGGTGACTGGCGGCAGATTGGCGAGATCCACGATAGAGTCCGGTCCCGCGCAGTTGAGGTCGGTCCAGCCCATCTGACCCATCACGAGGCTGATCTCCTGGCGGATGATCTCGAGCATCTTGCAGGCCCCAGCCTCTCCGGCTGCAGCGACGCTGAACATCGCCGGGCGGCCGAAAAGGGCGGCCTTCGCACCGAGGCAAAGGGCTTTCGCCACGTCGGCGCCGCGCCGGAATCCACCGTCGATGAGCAGTTCCATCCGGTGTCCGACCGCATCCGCTATGATCGGCAGCATGTCCATCGATGTGGGAGCGCTGTCGAGTTGACGCCCGCCGTGATTGGAAACCACCAGGCCGTCGGCACCGATATCCATGCACATCCGGGCATCATCCGGGTGCAGCACGCCCTTCACCGCCAGCGGTCCCGGCCAGGCCTTGCGCACGAGCCTGAGGACGTCCCAGGTCTGTGCGGGCGCAGGTGTCTCCGTGCCATAGAGATCCGCAACGTCATTGGCGCTCGCCCCCTCTGCAGCATAGGGCCGCCAATTCTCCATCATCGGGATTCCGCCCTTCATCAGATAGCGCAAGGTCCAGGCGGGGCGGCTTAATCCTTGCAAGATGACCGACGGCGTCATTTTCATAGGGCGGCGAAAGCCGTTGCGCATGTTGCGTTCGCGCTTGGCCATGACCGGCGTATCGATGGTGAGCAGCAGCACCCGGACCTTCAGCGCTTTGGCGCGCCGGATGAGATCCATCGTGATGCGTGGATCCCGTGTTCCATAGATCTGAAACCAGGTGGTTTCCGGCGCCTGCGCCATGGCCGCTTCGATCGAGTCGCAGCTCGCGCTCGACATCACATAGGGCACATTGAACTTGGCGGCCGCTCTGGCGAGCATCAGATCCGCCCCTGGCCGGAAGAAGCCGGCTATACCCATCGGGCAGATACCGAACGGACCCGCATAGTCGTGCCCGAAAAGCGTCGCCTTTTGGCTGCGCTTCTCGACATCGATCAAATAGCGCGGAAGCAGCTTGTAGCGGTCGAATGCCTGCCGGTTGCGTGCAAGCCCCACCTCTCCATCGACACCGCCATCGATGAAATCAAAGGCAATCCTCGGCAAATATCTCCTCGCCAAGACGGCCATGTCGTCGATATTGATTGCCTTATCTAGGTTCATGTCCGCGCCATGCCGCTATTGAAGATAAATCTCCGCTGCTCCGAGAGTCCGAATTGATCTGTTTTATAGTCATCGTCCCATCGCGCCTATCAGCAAAGTTCTGATGGTGTTCATCGGAAGAGGCGATGATCGCGGTGGAACTGCTTCGGTTGTCTTGGCAGTGGGTACGCGTTATCCACGCCGACTGCCAAGGGCTCGGCTGTGCCTTGGAGCATCGGAACCGCCGCCAGGGCGACGTTTCTTCATGAGTTCACAGGAACTTCCCCGCGAGCCGGAGGAAGAGCTGCACTATTTGCCCAGCACTTCGCGGACCTTCTTCAGAGCCTCTTCCGCGTCGGGGCCGGCGCCGCTCGCCCATTCGGTCCAGTAGCCGGCCCAATCGGATTCGTAGCGCTTTATGTCCTCTTCGCTCGCATCGGTGATCTTGAGCTTCTCGCGCAAGATCGCTTGCGATTCGTCATTCACCTTCTTGAGCGAGGCAGCCATCTTTGGGCGATGGTCCGCGACCGTCTCGTCGAGCACCTTACGAATTTCAGGAGGCAAACCTTCGTAGTCCTGCTGATTGATCAGCATGTACTCGATGCCGGTATGCGGATTGCAGAGATAGCCCCACTCGAGGAACTCGGTCCATTTCGAGCCCGTGATATTGGCCGCACCAGTGAACAGGGCGTCCACCAGGCCGCGTTCCATCGCCTCTGGCACTTCGGCGGTCGTCAGCGTGACGGGAGCGCCGCCATAGCGACGGATGATGTCAGCCTGTTCGGGAGTGGATCCGCGCGCGTTCCGGCCGCTCAGCTGGTCCAGCCGATCAATGGGTTTGCCCCGCCCATAGAGGTTCTGCGGCCAATGCTGGCCGTTCCACATCAGGATGGATGCCCCGTAAGCCTGAACGGCCTTCTCCACGAAGGGCAGGAGCACCTCCATTGACTTGTCCGCTTCCTCGGCATTGCGGATGAGGAAGGGCAATCCCGGCAGCGCGGCAATCTTCGTCGTTCCGGCGATGAAGCCCATATAGCCGAGCGACATCTGCACCTGTCCCTGTCCCACGACGGTCAGGGCTTCCGTGCCCCCGAAAGGGAGCTCGCCAGGTGTGCGCACGGTGATGTCGAGCTCGCCATTGGTACGCTTGCGCACATCATCCGCGAAGGCCTTGTAGTTGATGGTCGAGGGATGACCGGGCCCGTAAATGATAATGAAATCCCACTTCAGCGGGCTGGCGAAGCTTGGGCGTGCACCTGCCGCGAGCAGCGCAATCGCACCCAGCCCTTTCAGCGCCGATCTTCTGTTGAAATAGAGATCGTTCATCAACTCATCCTCCCTTGAGTGAACGTGAAGAGCATCAGGCGTTCGCGGCCATCTGCGTGGGGAGCCACAAGACGATCTCTGGCACGAACCAAAGCAGCAGCAGGAACAGCAGCATGATGACGACGTAAGGCAGTGATCCCCGGGCGACCTCCGCAAAGGGCCTGCCATTGCTCAAGCCGTGCAGAACGAACAGGTTGAGCCCGATCGGCGGTGTGATCATCCCGATTTCGATCAGCACAACCACGGCGACGCCGAACCAGACGAGATCAAAGCCGGCTGCAGTGATGATCGGATAAAGGACGGGAAGCGTCAGGAGCATCATGGACGACCCGTCGATCAGGCAGCCAAGCACGAGGTAAAGAAGGGTGATGGCCAGGAAGAGCACGAAGCTGGAGAGCTCGAGCGAGAGCACGTATTCCGTTAAAGCCCGGCTCACTCCCGAATAGGCCAGCCCGTAGGAGAAGACCTGCGCGCCGATGACGATGAAGAGCACCATGCACGTGGTGCGGACCGCTTCGATATGGGCCAGCTTGATGTTGGGCCAAGTGAGGCCGCGATACATCGCTGCGATCACGAAGCTGACGAACACGCCGATTGCCGCCGCTTCTGTCGCGGTCGCCCAGCCGGCATAGATCGAACCCATCACGAAGCTGATCAGGCAGAATAGCGGCAGGATGTCGAAGAGTGACCGGAGTGTGCGTTTGCCCTGATCCTCCGCATTGGCCGGCGCCAAGCTGGGGTTCAGAATGCAGCGTACCCCGATATAGACCATGAACAGGAATGCGAGCAGTAGGCCGGGAACCACGCCAGCGATGAAGAGCTTGGCCACCGACTCATCCACGATCGAGCAGTAGATGATCATCACGATGCTCGGCGGGATGAGGATGCCGAGCGTTCCGCCGGCCGCCAGCGATCCAAAGACCATCGGATTATCGTAACCGCGCCGCTGCAGTTGCGGGATCGTCACCGTACCGATCGTCCCGGCGGTCGCGACGCTAGAGCCGCAGGCAGCCGCGAAGACGCTGCAGGCAATGATATTGGATTGCAGAAGCCCGCCCGGCAGGGCACGCAGCCATATGGCAAGGCCCTGATAGAACCGCTCGGCGATGCCGCATCGCAGGATGATTGCCCCCATCACGATGAAGAGGGGGACAGGGCTGAGGGTAAAGCTGTTGATGGAGTTCCAGCTGATACTGCCAAGCGCCATGAGCGGGCGCAGGCCGCCGGCGAGATAGAGCCCTGACATGCCGGTGGTGATCAGGGCAATCGCGATCCAGGTGCCTGCCGCAAGCAGCACAACGAGAGTCGTGATGCTAAAGATGGAGAACGCGACCCAAGTCATAGCCAGCTATCAACCTCCGGCATCGAATTCTTCTGCTGGTCCTCCCTGCGGGCATCGGCAGAGACGAGCCGCACCGCCGCACGCAACATGGTCATCAGCACCGCTATCGTGAGAAGGGCAGAGCCCACCGGCATCACCAATTGCGGGATCCATAAGGGCGTCCGGGTCACGTAGATCGACGTCACGTGGGTCGCGTGGCTTTGAAGCACGAACCAGTAGAGATAGTAGGTGTAGATGATCAGGACGGCGGTACCGACGGCGGACATCACGAAGTCTGCGAAGGCAGTAAGCCGCGGTCCGAAGTTGAGGTAAAGCAGATCTACCCTGATGAAGCCGCCATTGCGGAAAGTCCAGGCCAGCCCCAGAAAGACATTTGCAACCAGCAGATAGCCGGGAAATTCTGTTGCAATCAGCGTTGAGACGCCGAACAGCGACCGAAGCAGGACTTCCGCGCAGACGATAATGGTGATCACGGCGATTGAGAGGGCCGAGAGCACCATCGCGGCGTCCTCGACCTTGCCGATCAGCCGGTCAACTCTTTCGAGGCTCTGAACCAGCTTCGATCTGCGCTGCTCCTCGCGCACACATTGATGTTCAATTGCGTTTTCCACCCCGTCCCCTCGCTTCTGTATGCCCTGGCCGCAAATTCTGAACGAGCGGCATTATGAGCCGATGCCACGGCGACATCGGGATCAGCAGCCGGAATTCACGACCCGGTGAGCGATTATCGTGGCCTTTGCTAGGCTCCTCCCACAAGGGTGCAATCTGATACCATGGTCGTTCCGCATGCCGAATGCGGTTTCTTCTGATGACTTGTATTCTGATTTCTGATGGATCAACCCCCGGCATTTGCCGATAATCTGATGGCAGGTGCCATACTCAGGTCAGTGGCAGCACCTCGGACCTTTTGATCTGGCTCAGCGCGAAGCTGGTCTCGATCGATGCCACGCCCTCGAGCCGTGTCAGCTTGGATTTGAGGAACTCCTCATAGGCATGCAGATCTCGCACGACGATGCGTAGGAGATAATCCCGTTGGCCGGTCATGAGGTAACAGTCGACCACCTCTGGCCAGCGCGCCACCGCTTTGGAGAAGCGATCGAGATCCTCCTCACGCTGTCGTTCAAGCTTGATCGAGGCGAAGGCGCTCACCGGCAGCCCGACTTTTGCTTGATCGATGGTGGCGGTATAGCCCTTTATGACACCGCTTTCCTCGAGAATATGGAGACGCCGCGCACAGGGCGAGGGTGAAAGACCCACCCGCTCGGCGAGCTCGTTGATGGTGATCCGCCCGTTATCCTGGACTCCGGCGATGATCCGGAGGTCTATGGCATCCAATATTTTCATTGGCTGATTCTTTACGCAAAATTGTTCTGATTAGCGGTTATCGCCAACTTCGCCATCCGGCGGAAGTGTCTTTGGCTTATTTCAGCATTTCGCCTGAGCTATGATTCTCACCAAAGGGAGATGGGTCATGGATGACACGCGCGTGCGCTATCTATCGCAGTTGGAACGGAAGGTCCGCTGGCTGTCGACCTGGATGATCCATCACGCCAATCACATCCGGCCGAATGAGGACGGGCTGAAGGTGGGCGGGCACCAGGCATCATCCGCATCCCTCTCCACCATCATGACCGCTCTCTATTTCGCGATCCTGCGCCCTCAGGATCGCGTCGCGGTTAAGCCCCATGCCAGCCCGGTCTTCCACGCGATTCAGTACCTGTTCGGCCATCAATCGCGTGAGAAGCTGGAGAATTTCCGGGGGTACAAGGGGGCGCAATCCTATCCCTCGCGTACCAAGGACGTCGACGATGTGGACTTTTCGACCGGATCGGTCGGCCTCGGCGTGGCGCAGACCTTGTTCGCATCCCTGACCCAGGACTATCTCCGGGCGAGGGGCTGGGCCGCCGATGGGGATGAAGGCAAGATGATTGCTCTCCTCGGCGATGCCGAGATGGACGAGGGCAACATCTTCGAGGCGCTTCTCGAAGGCTGGAAGCACGGCCTGCGGAATACCTGGTGGATCGTCGATTACAACCGGCAGAGCCTCGATGCTGTGGTGCGCGAAGGGCTGTGGCAGCGCTTCGAGAACATCTTCCGCAATTTCGGCTGGGATGTTGTGGTGCTGAAATATGGCTCGCTTCAGCAGCAGGCTTTCGCGGAACCCGGTGGCGAGGCCCTGAAGCGGTGGATCGATGCGTGTCCCAATCAACTCTATTCGGCGCTGACCTTCCAGGGTGGCGCGGCCTGGCGTAAGCGCCTCCTGGACGATATCGGGGATCAGGGCCCCTCCAGCCGACTGATCGAGAGCCGCAGTGACGCCGAGCTTGCCAGCCTCATGACGAATTTGGCGGGGCACGATCTGCCCTCGCTTCTGGAGGCCTTCGATGAAGCCCGCCGCCATGATCGGCCGGTTTGCTTCATCGCCTATACGATCAAGGGTTATGGTCTGCCTCTCGCGGGCCATAAGGACAATCATGCCGGCCTGATGACCGCGACGCAGCTCGAAGCCCTGCGGCAGGAGATGGCAATTCGTAAGGATCACGAGTGGGACCCTTACGAAGGGCTGGACGATCCGGAGGCCCTTCGGCGTTTCGTCGAGCAATGCCCGTTCGGAGCAGCGGGGCAGCGCCGGAAAAGCGCGGCCATGGTTCAGGTGCCAAGCCGGCTGGATGTCGAGATTACGTCTTCAATGTCCACCCAGCAGGGATTCGGCCTGCTGATGCACGGGATCGCCAAGCGAGACGACCCGTTCTCGGCCCGCATCGTCACCACCTCGCCCGATGTCACGGTCTCGACCAATCTCGGCGCGTGGGTCAATCGGCGCGGCCTTTTCGCCCGTGAGACGATGGTCGATATCTTCAGAACCGAGCGCATTCCCTCGACCTTCTCCTGGGACTTTTCTCCCTCCGGGCAGCATCTGGAGCTCGGTATCGCCGAAATGAACCTGTTCCTGATGCTCTCGGCCCTCGGTCTCTCTCATTCGCTCTTCGGCGAAAGACTATTGCCGGTCGGCACACTTTATGACCCGTTCATCGAGCGCGGGCTCGATGCGCTCAATTACGCCTGCTATCAGGATGCGCGCTTCATTCTCGTGGCCACACCTTCAGGGATTACCCTTGCCCCCGAGGGTGGGGCGCACCAGTCGATCGCCACGCCGCTGATCGGAATGGCACAGGATGGATTGGCGAGTTTCGAGCCGGCCTTTGTCGATGAACTCGCGACCATCCTGCGCTTCGCATTTGACTATGTGCAGCGGTCCGGTGAGGAAGAGCCCGACGAAACCACCTGGTTGCGCGATGCCGTCGGCGGCTCCGTCTATCTGAGGCTCTCCACGCGCTCGATCGAGCAGCCTCGCCGGGAGATAAACGATCAGCTCGCCGCCGATATTGTCAACGGTGCCTATTGGCTGCGCCGCCCTGGCGCCAATCCCGAGCTTATCGTGGTCTATACGGGTGCCGTCGCGCCGGAAGCGATCGAGGCTGTCGGGCTGCTGTCAGAGGATCGGCGCGATATCGGGCTTCTGGCCGTCACCTCGGCCGATCGGCTGAATGCCGGCTGGACGGCGGCGCAGCGGGCGCGAGAGCACGGTCTGGCCTATGCGCGCAGCCATGTCGAGCGTCTCTTGGCGGACATACCGGCACATTGCGGTATCGTGACGGTGACTGACGGCCACCCGGCCTCGCTCGCCTGGTTGGGCTCGGTTCACGGCCACAAGCTCCGTTCTCTGGGGGTTGAGCATTTCGGCCAGACCGGCACCATCGCGGATCTTTACCGCCACTATGGCATCGACGCGCAAGGCATTGTCCGTGCCGCATCCGCTGTCGTGCCGGGGCGCCCGGTGCGGTATCTCCGGCAGGTCTCCTAATCCCGATCCCGCGAGGCTCTTACTGGCCCCGCGGACCTATTCAATCCCCGGCACGATCGAGTGCATCTGCTTGAGGCATCGCAGAGCAAAGCTTGAGCGTGAATGGCGGATGCCGGGCACCTTGTACAGCTTCTTGCGGAGGAACTCTTCATAGCCGGCCGTGCCGTTCACGGCCACCTTGATGAAGTAGTCATACTCCCCCGTTGTCAGATAGACCTCGAGCACTTCCGGCATTGCCGCCATGGCCCTGCCGAAGCTCTCAAGAATCTCGTCGTCATGGCGGTCCAGCGTGACCTCGATGATGACTGTTTCAGTCGCACCGAGCAGTCGCTGATCCAGCATCGCGACATAGCCGATGATGTAGCCATCCTGCTCCAGCCGCCGAATTCTCTGCCAGCACGGGCTTGGCGAGAGCCCCACCATTTCGGCCACTTGGCTATTGGACAGCCGGGCGTTCCCGAGCAATGCCCGCAATATCTTGCGGTCGATGCGGTCAAGCGGTTTGGCCATGATATCTCTTTCAGGAAAATGTTCTGTTGAATCGCTAGTCAGCAGGAGGTTCGTTCTTGATATCGCATGATCTCAGGCAAGAACGAAAGCCAATTTCACCGGATCTGCGATAGGCTTTCTATATGCAAGCCGCCAGCCAATATATCCGCTTCAGCTCGTCCGATCTGCTCAATCACCTGCCCAGGGTGCTGGCGATCCTGGAGCGAATGGGCTTCGTGCTCGAGGCCATGTCGGTCAACCGCGCAGACGAGGACCGGTCGAAGGTCATGCTGATGTACAAGCCAAATGGACAGCTTTCCTGCGACACCTTCATTGCGCGCCTGGCAACGCTGCCCGGTATCGAAGACCTGTCCCAGGGTCGGGAACATGGCGGGTGAGTGCAACGAAAAGGCCCACATTCTGATCGCCTGTCCCCGACCATCGCTTTGTAAACGAGATAGTCGTGCAAAATGTCTATGCTCAAAAACGAGCGCCACATCGCGTCATGATGGCTTGCCATGACTGAACACATCTCAGAGCCGCTGCGTTTGACTGTGCCGGAACCCGAATTCCGCCCGGGCGACACGCCGGATTTCTCGCGCGTATCAATACCTCAGGCCGGCGCCGTCCGCCGTCCGCCTGTGGACGTGAGCCCCGAAGAGATCAGAGATCTCGCTTTCACCATCATTCGGGTTCTCAACCGGAAAGGCGAGGCGGTGGGGCCTTGGGCGGAAAGTCTCACCCCCGATGAGCTGCGCCAGGGCCTGCGGGACATGCTGACCCTGCGCGCCTATGATGCCCGCATGCTGATGGCTCAGCGCCAGGGCAAGACCTCCTTCTACATGCAGCATCTCGGCGAGGAGGCCGTCAGCTGCGGCTTTCAGCCTGCGCTCAAGCCGGGTGACATGAATTTCCCGACTTACCGGCAGGCGGGCCTCCTGATCGCGAGCGGCTATCCGCTCGTGAAGATGATGTGCCAGGTCTATTCCAATGCGGGAGATCCTGCTCACGGCCGGCAGCTGCCAGTCTTCTATTCCTCCCGCGAGCATGGGTTCTTCTCGATCTCCGGCAACCTCGCCACTCAATATACCCAGGCTGTGGGGTGGGCGATGGCCTCCGCCATCATGGGCGATCGGAAGATTGCCGCGGCCTGGATCGGCGAAGGCGCAACGGCAGAGAACGACTTTCACGCAGCTCTTGTCTTTGCCTCGACCTACAAGGCGCCCGTCGTCCTCAACATCGTCAACAATCAGTGGGCGATCTCGACTTATCAGGGAATTGCGCGAGGTGGCTCTGGAACCTTTGCCGCCCGCGGCCACGGCTTCGGCATCCCCGCACTGAGGGTCGATGGCAATGATTATCTCGCGGTGCGGGCGGTGGCGAAATGGGCAACCGAGCGGGCCCGATCCAATCTCGGGCCAACACTCGTCGAATATGTCACCTATCGCGTCGCGGCCCACAGCACCTCGGACGACCCTGCCGCCTATCGGCCGAAGGAAGAAAGCAGCGCTTGGCCGCTCGGTGATCCGATTTTGCGGCTGAAGGGCCACCTCATTGCTCTTGGAGAATGGTCGGAGGAACGCCACACGCAGGCTGAGGCCGAAATCATGGAGACGGTGATCGCAGCCCAGCGCGAGGCGGAGGCGATCGGTACGCTGCAGACCGGCCGCAAGCCATCGCCGCGCGACATGTTCGAGGATGTCTACGCCACCATGCCGCCGCATCTGCTGCGGCAGCGCCATGAGGCCGGGTATTGATCATGACGAAGATGACGATGATCGAGGCGATCAGAAGCGCCCACGATCTGGCCATGGAGCGTGATCCAACGGTGGTCGTCTTCGGTCAGGATGTCGGTTTTTTCGGCGGCGTGTTTAGATGCACTGCCGGCTTGCAGACCAAATATGGCACAACCCGTTGCTTCGATACGCCCATCAGCGAGCTGGGGATTGTGGGCACCGCCATTGGCATGGCCGCTTATGGGCTGAGGCCCTGTGTGGAAATACAGTTCGCTGATTACATGTATCCAGCCTACGACCAGATCGTGTCTGAGGCGGCGCGGCTTCGTTATCGCTCGGCGGGCGAGTTCACCTGTCCACTCGTCATCAGAATGCCCACCGGGGGCGGCATCTATGGCGCCCAGACTCACAGCCAAAGCCCGGAAGCCTTGTTCACCCATGTCACCGGGTTGAAGACGGTTGTGCCCGCGACCCCAGCCGATGCCAAGGGGCTGCTCCTGTCGGCCATCGAGGATCCGGACCCGGTCATTTTCCTGGAGCCCAAGCGGCTCTACAACGGTCCCTTCGACGGCCACCACGACCGGCCCATCGTGTCCTGGAAGCAGCATGAACTCGGCGAGGTCGAGCCCGGCTACTACGTGACCCCGCTCGGCAAGGCAGCGGTCCGGCGAACGGGCAACGCGCTGACGGTCCTCGCCTATGGCACGATGGTGCATGTGGCCCTGGCCGCAGCGGAGGAAACCGGCATCGATGCTGAAGTCATCGATCTGCGCACGCTGCTGCCTCTCGACCTCGACACGATCGCCGCGTCCGTTCGCAAGACCGGCCGTTGTCTCGTGGTGCACGAAGCCACGCTGACCTGCGGCTATGGGGCGGAGCTCGCGGCGCTGGTGCAGGCCAACTGCTTCTTCAGCCTCGAGGCACCCATACGCCGAGTGACCGGTTGGGATACGCCTTACCCCCACGCGCAGGAATGGGATTATTTCCCCGGTCCCGCCCGCGTTGGTCAGGCAATGAAGCAGCTTTTGGAGACCTGACATGGGACTGCTGTCGATCCGTGTCCCCGATGTCGGCGAAGGCGTGGCCGAGGCAGAACTCGTCGAATGGCATGTCGAGATCGGGCAGGAGGTTCACCCGGACGACCTCCTCGCAGCGGTGATGACCGATAAGGCAACCGTCGAAATTCCCTCGCCCGCTGGCGGCAAGGTGGTGAAGCTTGCGGCCGCGGTCGGCGCGACCGTAGCGGTCGGGTCCGAGCTTGTGCGGCTGGAGGTGGAGGGTGAAGGCAATCTAGCCGAAGAGCCCGGGAGTCCCGAGCCTCAGCCGCAACCGCAAGCCGAGGCATCCATAGCGTCCGTCGAAGAGGACAAAGCCCGATCGGTAACGCCGCCGGTTGCGCATACGCAGGCTGAGCAGGAAGGGGCTCGCCATCCGCAAAGGCCCTTGGCCTCGCCGGCGGTGAGGCTGCGCGCGCTCGATGCGGGCATTGATCTGCGCCTCGTGCCCGGGAGCGGCCCCGCTGGTCGCATCACCCATGGGGATCTTGACGCGTTCATATCCGGCAAATCACGTGTGGCTCTGGGCCGCAAGCGCCCCAACACGGAGATCACCGAAACGAAAATTGTCGGCCTTCGTCGCAAAATCGCGGAGCGGGTATCGCTTGCCTACAGCGACATCCCTCACTTCAGCATCATCGAAGAAGTGGACGTGACAGCACTGGAGGAACTGCGCGCAAAGCTGAACGGGGAGCACGCCGACAACAGGCCGAAGCTCACCCTATTGCCGTTCATGATGCTGGTGCTCGTCGATGCTGTAAGCCGGCAGCCGGTGCTCAATGCACATTACGATGCGGAAGCCGGCGTGCTGCGCCAGTTCGGCGGTGTTCACATCGGAATCGCGACGCAAACCCAGGCCGGGTTGATGGTGCCGGTCATACGCCATGCCGAGACGCTGAACCTCTGGGAATGCGCGGAGGGTGTGGCCCGAATGTCGAATGCAGCCCGCGAGGGAAAGGCAACACGAGAAGAGCTGACGGGCTCCTCGATCACCATTTCCTCGCTCGGTCCCCTTGGCGCGCTGGCAACGACCCCGATCATCAATCACCCGGAAGTGGCGATCGTCGGTGTGAACCGCATGGCCATCCGCCCCCACTGGGATGGCGCGCGCTTCGTGCCGCGCAAGATGATGAACATCTCCTGCAGCTTCGATCATCGTGTGATCGATGGGTGGGACGCAGCCGTCTTCGTTGAGCGGCTGAAGACTCTGCTCGAAACGCCAGCCCTCATCTTTGTGGATCCTTGACCCATGGCCGATCTCACCTGC from Rhodoligotrophos sp. CJ14 encodes:
- a CDS encoding NtaA/DmoA family FMN-dependent monooxygenase (This protein belongs to a clade of FMN-dependent monooxygenases, within a broader family of flavin-dependent oxidoreductases, the luciferase-like monooxygenase (LMM) family, some of whose members use coenzyme F420 rather than FMN.), whose translation is MTNRMHLIGFYMHSPINHSVLSWADPEDDRLEGLGSFEHWKRLARTLERGCFDAAFLADTPGGFDRYKESFDDYVRYGVCWPCHDPMALAGVMLAETEHLGFAVTLSTSGSHPYTAVRRLSTLDYLSGGRVGWNIVSGHLRGEHRALGLAQMEHDQRYDQADEFMEICYALWNGIKPDAIRADRDRGIYANPERVDVIDFKGTYYSCRAVPPVLPSAQGRPVLFQAGSSGRGQQFALKHADVIFAIQPRGSEMARFVKNLNEAAQGAGLADAPKVVFGIQCVLGGTEEEAKRKQADMSERIPLDAALSRMSGTLGIDFSKLDLDRPLAANDTQASRGMLQALANLTGDGNATARDVARVFGASTGMLQLVGTPEQVADQLETLWRESGCHGFNVTPTTSLRSVEDFVDQVVPRLQAKGIYRREYEGKTLRDHLAD
- a CDS encoding alpha-hydroxy acid oxidase, with the translated sequence MNLDKAINIDDMAVLARRYLPRIAFDFIDGGVDGEVGLARNRQAFDRYKLLPRYLIDVEKRSQKATLFGHDYAGPFGICPMGIAGFFRPGADLMLARAAAKFNVPYVMSSASCDSIEAAMAQAPETTWFQIYGTRDPRITMDLIRRAKALKVRVLLLTIDTPVMAKRERNMRNGFRRPMKMTPSVILQGLSRPAWTLRYLMKGGIPMMENWRPYAAEGASANDVADLYGTETPAPAQTWDVLRLVRKAWPGPLAVKGVLHPDDARMCMDIGADGLVVSNHGGRQLDSAPTSMDMLPIIADAVGHRMELLIDGGFRRGADVAKALCLGAKAALFGRPAMFSVAAAGEAGACKMLEIIRQEISLVMGQMGWTDLNCAGPDSIVDLANLPPVTTRPASQNRASA
- a CDS encoding TRAP transporter substrate-binding protein, with amino-acid sequence MNDLYFNRRSALKGLGAIALLAAGARPSFASPLKWDFIIIYGPGHPSTINYKAFADDVRKRTNGELDITVRTPGELPFGGTEALTVVGQGQVQMSLGYMGFIAGTTKIAALPGLPFLIRNAEEADKSMEVLLPFVEKAVQAYGASILMWNGQHWPQNLYGRGKPIDRLDQLSGRNARGSTPEQADIIRRYGGAPVTLTTAEVPEAMERGLVDALFTGAANITGSKWTEFLEWGYLCNPHTGIEYMLINQQDYEGLPPEIRKVLDETVADHRPKMAASLKKVNDESQAILREKLKITDASEEDIKRYESDWAGYWTEWASGAGPDAEEALKKVREVLGK
- a CDS encoding TRAP transporter large permease, which encodes MTWVAFSIFSITTLVVLLAAGTWIAIALITTGMSGLYLAGGLRPLMALGSISWNSINSFTLSPVPLFIVMGAIILRCGIAERFYQGLAIWLRALPGGLLQSNIIACSVFAAACGSSVATAGTIGTVTIPQLQRRGYDNPMVFGSLAAGGTLGILIPPSIVMIIYCSIVDESVAKLFIAGVVPGLLLAFLFMVYIGVRCILNPSLAPANAEDQGKRTLRSLFDILPLFCLISFVMGSIYAGWATATEAAAIGVFVSFVIAAMYRGLTWPNIKLAHIEAVRTTCMVLFIVIGAQVFSYGLAYSGVSRALTEYVLSLELSSFVLFLAITLLYLVLGCLIDGSSMMLLTLPVLYPIITAAGFDLVWFGVAVVVLIEIGMITPPIGLNLFVLHGLSNGRPFAEVARGSLPYVVIMLLFLLLLWFVPEIVLWLPTQMAANA
- a CDS encoding TRAP transporter small permease subunit, whose product is MENAIEHQCVREEQRRSKLVQSLERVDRLIGKVEDAAMVLSALSIAVITIIVCAEVLLRSLFGVSTLIATEFPGYLLVANVFLGLAWTFRNGGFIRVDLLYLNFGPRLTAFADFVMSAVGTAVLIIYTYYLYWFVLQSHATHVTSIYVTRTPLWIPQLVMPVGSALLTIAVLMTMLRAAVRLVSADARREDQQKNSMPEVDSWL
- a CDS encoding Lrp/AsnC family transcriptional regulator; the protein is MKILDAIDLRIIAGVQDNGRITINELAERVGLSPSPCARRLHILEESGVIKGYTATIDQAKVGLPVSAFASIKLERQREEDLDRFSKAVARWPEVVDCYLMTGQRDYLLRIVVRDLHAYEEFLKSKLTRLEGVASIETSFALSQIKRSEVLPLT